The genome window ATTTTCCAAACCACAAAgagttttttggtattttaccctATATCTTTCAAATTGAAACACGACAAGTGCTTTCCAAGAATCTACGATCCACAAGAATAAAACACTCACTCTTCACTCAGTACTCATCGTTACCAGTTGCTAGGTAAAGTAGAGTTCAACCCAAACAATACAGAGCTCAGTTAATCCCCAACCCATTAGTGCTAGCATTAAATCCAAGTTTGGGCTGCAATAGTGTGCTTCAACACTCTCTTAACTTCGCAATCTATTACATTAAACTTTCAATTTTTAGCACCATcaaaaaatcaagcaaaatctaattaaaacaaaagagATGTGACTAGTTTACCTCAATTTCTTATTGTAACTTTCAAAAATACCCTAgtaagattttagaaaaaaaaaaaggtcaaaattTTAAAACGCACAAATTTCTTTAAAAACACAGTCGTCGTACAAATTAACATCTAAAAActtaacaaaaaagaaatataatcaaaaagtaaaattaaaaaaaaacccacCCCCCCCACAACTACACCATCACCACCACTATAACCTCTTGCCTTCACTATTACAATATCACTATCACTTTTCAGAACTCATCAAAACCACTATAAACCTCTCTATAATCACCAAACCAAGTAGTACCTCAAAACCcataaaaaaaggaaatctATATCAGAAAATATCCTAAATCTAAATTTAACCACCATCAATAGCCATATTACCACAATTATAACCTTTTTAAATCCATCAGAAAACTTAGCACCCAAAAAATCATCAGATGGAAAAggacaattaaatgatataCCATGTCCAAATCTACCTACCATTGACAGCACTACCATTTAAACCCCATTACCACCCTAATAATCTCATAACCTCTCACTCCTAGTAGAATCACGAACTCTTGTACAACATAAATAGAACTAAACTTTTTCTTATTTACATCACTAGGGAGGGAATGCCCGTGCATCATGCAAGTGTTTGGTGCGTGTGGTTAAAGAGAATTTTTAAGTGCTTGTGATGAGTAAGTAAATGAAGATAAATATAAGATAATAGCGCATATTAAGTAATACTAAGAAAATATAGCTTCTGCTGAAAACCATTATCAAATGCTGAGTGtaaaggctaaaaaaataacGCAATCCTGAAAGTTGAAAGGGGGAAAATTGAAGAATGTGGAGAAGGAAGAATTGAAAGAGCCATAACTGATGCTCAGACAATAACTCAGCAGCATACCCACATTTATTGGCCATTTAATTGGGATGTAAACAGTGTTTTTTTACTAGTAGagaaattgtttcaaatggctAAGTTTCAAACATAGGAAAACAGGTGTTGATATAATTATGAGTGTTTCGAACAACTGAATGGAGTTATACTACAATTACTGAGGTTATCAGCAACGTGGCTCTATTTTAATTACATAATAACCCTATTTCAATAATTGCACAAAATTACATGCTTATATGAAATGGACCAAATGCACAAATGATCGTCAAATAAACCCACATTCCACAAAAATACCCAAATGTGTCTATAAATACAAGTTTTAAACGTGCAAACATGGGGGCTTTAATGTAAAAACACCCAAATACATGCTGCAATCAGTTGTaccaaaagtttgaaaaaaataacACATTTTCTAAATTTCCAAACTGCCCCCGTCCATGCAGTTGAAATTCAACTCTCTCTTTGATTAAAACTCAATCTTATATAGCATAAGGAATCAAGATCATTTTTTTACATCAACTCTTGCCAACACCAGATTGGATTGGAATCCTCTATCAccatttttttggtcaaaaaaataaaagaaagaaaatacatCCTGAGCCCCTACTCTCCTTGTCACCTTTGTCTTTTTCAAGGCCATTGGTAGGAGAGGGGAGCTATCCTATTGCTGTGTCTTCTTTAGGTGAAGAGTTGCTAACGCTAAGACAATAGTGTTGTTATGTCTTTTTTAGGTGAGGGGCAAGGAGGGGGAGAAAAGGATGGACGAAAGCAAGGGCATTGTTGTTTCTATTTTCTCAAATAGTGATAGGGTTTCAGGACTTCCGTGGGCGACCGTATTTTGAAATTTGTAaggtagattttttttttaaattttcattccGTAAAGTTTGTGTGCTAATGTGCGATGATAGAGGGTATTTTTGagacaaaataaaattaaggatGAAAATAGTCGTTTTAGCAATTGAAATTGAGTACATTGAAATGGATTACAtaaagtacaaaaaaaaaaactccctaTGATTAAGCCCAACCATAAAGAAGTATCCCATGATTTGAAAACATACATTCTGACCCCTCGTAATTTGAACTAATTTAAAATAACGACAGAAATCATCAAAAGTAATAGGGGCAATCGAAATGATGCAATTGCATAAGATATTAAGCAAGGTTAGCTGAAGAAATTCATTTGTTTCCTTCATTCTAAACAAACAAAGAGAGAGAACATTTTTGGTATATTGATAGTAGAAATGTCTTCAATTTGTGAGTTTTGATGCTAATAAATAAGGAATTTGCtattttgattaatttaaaTTCATGATTATCTAATTCTCAGGCTTGTTTGTACTTGAATAAAACTCAACTAAGTATGACAATGTGTTTGAGTAGGACTCTTATAAATAACTGTCAAAGTCAGATACTTAATGAGTAGTTTGCACAAGACTAAGGTAATCTATTGCACCGTTTGGtcactcaaatttttttttcggaTTCTCCAAAAAAGTCATTCGTCTCTTTGAAGCAATCCTTTTAGGTCATTCTGACTAATTCACTCaatttattttaccatttttctTATCACGTTCTTCCTCTTATTTTCTAGTAAGAGCTTACAGGCCATCCATGGTGGATCCGAGCAGTAGTGGCTTCCGTCAACTGCTGGCAACACCACCTTTGGTTATAGAACTAAGCAAAATTCGTACCTTAGAGTCTATTTTTATGCGTAGATCCCGACTTCAGCATTgcttttggttaaaaaaaaaaaagaaaaaagaaaagtggtCAAATTTGCAAAAGACAGCCGAGTCCTCTTTCTACATTCTCATCCAAAACCAACCCAAATTTCACAGCAACCTCCACCAAAATGAACCTCATACACTCCGTAATGCAACCATATTTCCAATTTATCAAACAAGAGCATGAATTCCACAGCTTGAAGTAAGGACAGAAGCTCTCTTAAAAAATCAATTTATTTAAACTTTAAAGTTCAAACCTCCAAATCTTGTTCAGAAAATCACCACAAAGTTCAAATAATTAGCCTAACACTCGAGTGAACATGGAAGACACAATCCCATTGAACCAGCAAATTCCTCGTGCGGGTCAAGCAAAGAAAGCTGTAAAACTTTAAATTTTAAACTGTAAAATACAAAGAGGAAGAGAAATATTCCGGTATTGGCTGGATTCTTGGCCAAAGCAAACAAACCAAAATTACAGACCTCGTGCAAGCACCTTAGTCTACTTCTGCCAAAAGATTTGCGTGTATTCTGTgtgatttatgatttttctggtgtgtgtgtgtgtgtgtgagggagagggagagggagaggtgAAATTACTATAAGATCCAAAAAAGACAACTGCTTTgttcacataaaaaaaaaaattccccagGAGGGGAGAGTGGATAACAAAATAATTGATGGCACTCCAACCATGATTTGAAACTTTACTTAAGCACCAAGTAtgaaacatttcaaaaaaaaaaaaaaaaaaacataagagGAAgggaaattatatatattttttaaaaaaactgcAAAAGCGCGCTGTCAGCCCTAAATCTTTTAGCCCAAAATAAAGAAAGCAAAACAGTTAAAGCAAATAAATCCAGGCAAACTAATTATACTGAGAAGAAGCAAGTAAATTTCAGGCAAactaaaatacaaaaatatgctGATAAGGTACTTCCAGACATTTCTAATTCTAATGAAGAATCTTAATATCCCTGCAGAAGATTCTCAAAGAACCCGGGAGCTGGCGATAATTGCGACAAAGAACACATTTCAATGGGGGAAGGGTCAGGAGGCATCCGGAGACCTCTAGTTGAGAAGAAGAGCATTGTGTCATGCAATTCATTAAATTATAACCCTGCAACTGTTTATAGCCTTAGCACTTGCACTTCCTGTGACACCAGAAGAAGTAAAATTTTACTCCATCCAACTCATTTACCTGCAAGAACTACCAAAACTTCCTTCTTCAACAGAGCATAGTCATAGCAATATGTATTCGTGTCTCTCTTATGATTCCAGAAATCTCTGGTGCTCTTATATATCAGGACAGGAATTTCCACCCAGTTGTGTCATGAGCAGCATACTAGCAGTCAATAAATCTAGTCAAATGAGCTGCAAGAGTATGTCTAACTTCCAAAGGTAGAGAGAGAAAATGGAAATACAATACCAATTCAAATGTTCTCTTGGGAAAAGAGCAGCAGGGACATCTGAATCTCTTCCTGGACCTCCTTTTTAATTTGAGTAACTCAGGAGGCTGAATTGCAAATCAAATTCACAAGGCAACAGGTCAGCCAATAAAGGTGCATCATCCTCATGCATGCTTAGCACTGCCTCCAGGCAACTGACCAGATCTAACATGGGAATCATCCTGATATAGGGGTGACACAAGGTGATTTGTCTCCTTTACCTAACCATCACAATGCTACTGGAACACAATAACATTGCTTATTTAAGGGACTGACCTGTAATCCATAAGTAAAACTTGGTGGTCTAAAATCAAGATTCCCCTGCATAAGCAAATATTCAAGTTTCCGAATGTGAAATAGCCAACTCATTAAGGTATCAAGAAGTAAAATACACTACCAGTCCATGCATGTTTTGCTGAGTTCCAAAAAATCCATCCTGGCTAGGTGCAATTGAATTTAATTGACCCTACAATCAATTCAAAAACTATTTAACTGCTTAACTTCATGCTTCATACATTGTAAACCACCCTTTTTTGAACTATTTATCTGATTTCACCATGGAAGAAAAGCCTAACATACAGAAACAGTTTCACATACCAGTCCTTGCATGTTCTGCTGATTAACATAGTAAGCATCATGAGGTGGCTCCATCAAGTTCAACTGTATCTGCAGCTTAACACACAAGTAAGATTACATTACCCTTGCTCAGGAGCTTATACCTTAGCATTTTTATAGCTTAAAGCAAAATCATTAACAAATGAAACTTGTAATCTGATCAAGGGTTATAAAGTTCATACGAGTCCCTGCACATTCTGCTGGCTTCCATAATAGCCATTGATGGTCATTGCATCCGAGCTGAGATTCTCCTATGAGGAAGAAAATTCAGTTTCATACAGTAAAATCAGCTAAGAAGACACATACTTGTGAAAGTCAACTAGATTTCTTATTCTGATACTAAAACAAGGTCAATTGAGAAGAAACCATTGGCTGCAAGCTGCCTTCAACTTGGAGAGTCGCAACTTCTGAATCTGATTGTACCTGTCAAATACATGGCCTCtttcaatcaagaattcaatGGAGAGGAACTGTAGAGAAGAACTCACCAAATAATTAGAGAATATGAAcaacctttcttttcttgtttgagATCTTCTTTTTACTTTCTTTAGTAGAAAGGACTCCATGCTTCTCCTCTTGTGCACCTCGGAGTACAATAGGGTTGCTGCTATACTCGGTACCAGTTTTGTTGTTAACATCTACACAGTTCTTCAAGCCTTCAACGAGTGCATGAAAAGCGATATTGTAACGCTCCTCAGATAAAGACCCTTCTTCTCCTAATTCAATTGCACGTCTACATAAATCATTGTATCGTTGAACTCTAGTCAGAATCCTTTCTGTTCCATCCACCACAGTTTGCCTGTTCTTTACATCTTTTGTCCACCTCTTTAAAATGTATCGAAAAGGGATGCTAGAAAGACCACACATTTGCAGAACAATCATAGCATGTCTACAAAGAAAACCTTTAAATTCAAACATAAGGCATGAACAAGAAACCTCTGACGTTGCCTCATTCCACATGACAGTAAAATCTTCACCTTTTTCACAGTCATCGACTCTAAAAGTCACATCACTTCCGTTCTCACTTTCCTTCTTAGGATGGCAGCCCACTACACCCAAAACCTCCACTTGAAACTTCTTGAAAATTGCATGTGTGTAAATTGTTGACATTTGTTTCTCCCAAGGAGAAGGGGACTTCAGTGCTGGTTGTTTGTGCCACGTATCAAAGTCAGCTATGGCTTCTTCTTCATACCTATTTTGAAGAATTGTACCATATTGTCTAATAAACTCTTTCAGACTGATCtttttatgtatatatttgtcaaaaaatgaaattaaactttCAGATCGTTGAATTGTTGACATCCCTGCCAAAAAAGCATCTCGCAAGAAAGCTGGTACCCACTTTTTGCGGTCTTCATACAAAGAATGAATCCATTCATTTTCATGTAGTTCAAATCTTCCAACCATCTTCCACCATTTCATATCAAACTGTTCATCTGTCAGCGACTTAAAAACACACTTGCTGAATTTTCGTGTAAAACTTTCATGCTGTTTAATTGTATGAGAAAGGGTATCAGGTAACCTTTCCATTATGTGCCAAAGAGCAAAACAATGGCGTGAATTGGGGAGGACTTCCTCCACGGCGACCTTCAATGCTTTATCTTGGTCAGTAATTATCACTTTAGGAGCTTGTCCACCCATTGCTTTATGCCATGTCTTCATTAACCAAAGAAATGTCGACACAGTTTCATCTGCTAACAATCCACATCCAAGCAACATCggttgaaaatgatgatttactCCAACAAACGGAGCAAAAGGcattttttcatttcctttcatgTAACTTGTGTCAAAAACAATGACATCATTAAAGCTTCTATAGTCTTTCCTACTTTTTGCATCAACCCAGAACAAATTCCTTAAACGCTGATCTTCATTCACGTCAATTGCATAGAAGAAATAAGGGTTTTCTCTTTGAAGGTGCATGAAATATTCAACCATTAATTGAGAATCTCCCTCCTCTACCACCAGTGAACGGCCTCGATCAAGCTGGGAGTCTGAGCCACTCCTGAGGAAGCCTATTTCAGGACTTCCACCAGATTGTCTTGACATCTGGACATACATTTTTCTTGTCCTTTCGCTGACAGCATGCAGAATATCAATGTTATTCTTTTCAGCTAATTTCACATTTCTATGTATCCGGAAATGATAAGCCAGGGCTGGTAAGAGTTCATGATTATGTTCTTTTAGGAATTCATGGATATACCACTTTCCATCCTTCTTTCTCTTGACGTGCATGCTAGCTTTGCAATCTGTCTTTTTCACACTAGGACGTCTACTACTGCCCCCATCTGATTCAGGTGTGATACCATATCTAGAACAAGCAAATTTAGCATCAATGAattcttttgatttctttgaTCGTCGACTGTTCTTTATGGAGGTGGTGAACCCCATTGACTTGGCATATTCCTGATAAAACGAATAAGCCGCCTCATGAGATTCAAACTCAATACCGTCATGGGGCTCAAATTCAGTAACCCCACCAAATCCAGTTATATCCTTGGCGGTTGAGTGGGCAATCCCCACATCCCTGTGAGATGCTTGATCGGCAACATCAACCATATGTGCAGTcacttggattgcattttcagaACTATCCACCATACCCTCAACCACATCCACAAGTTAGATTATCCAAAAACGTTCAGTAGCCAAATGCAACCTTTTAGTGCATATCCTATTCCCCAAATTAATAAACTAAGAGCTGCAACCGAAACAGCAGTTCAAGAGCAGACACAAATAGTTACTATAGATTTAGCAAATGGGACAGCAGAGCTTACATTTCCTGCTGGCTTTCAAATAAAGTTGTAATACACCCAACAAAGCAATGACTAAAGCAGctaaattcaaaagaaaagaagaaatgaaaagagACGGCCACCAAATGAAGCACCAAATGAAACACTACTCGATAATCGGGAACATTATCaccaaaatatttatttatcttttggCGGAGAGTTTTTTAGAATAGAAGAAAGTATTGAAATTATGCACAAATAATACTATAAAgctgtatttttaaaataataaaggaaaaacGAAAGAAACCCTAAAGCTACGAGTCAAAAAAAATTGAGTACATGCTTACTTCAGACAGAGAAACCACCTAAGATTCCCACGTTCTGACAATTGACAGGCGGAAGCCAATTGGTTCGGGAGCAATCACGGTTGGATGTGTGGGCGGTAGAGGAATCCCAGCCAGAGAGGTGATCCTCTATTCCTCTGTCACGAAAAAGTTCAAAGAGTTGTACAGTAATTGGTGGGACTGGAGAAGGGTGGCGTTAACTTGGGGCGCGTAGCAGAGGGAGAAAGATATATAAGGCTGTGTTTGATAGCGCCATAAAGAGATTGCAGCCGTAGGAATGGGTTTTGATTTGGGAAGAGAAGCGGCGCGTGGGGGGAGAGAGGGGGGTGGGGCGAGGGCGGC of Coffea arabica cultivar ET-39 chromosome 5c, Coffea Arabica ET-39 HiFi, whole genome shotgun sequence contains these proteins:
- the LOC113710194 gene encoding protein FAR-RED IMPAIRED RESPONSE 1 isoform X2, giving the protein MVDSSENAIQVTAHMVDVADQASHRDVGIAHSTAKDITGFGGVTEFEPHDGIEFESHEAAYSFYQEYAKSMGFTTSIKNSRRSKKSKEFIDAKFACSRYGITPESDGGSSRRPSVKKTDCKASMHVKRKKDGKWYIHEFLKEHNHELLPALAYHFRIHRNVKLAEKNNIDILHAVSERTRKMYVQMSRQSGGSPEIGFLRSGSDSQLDRGRSLVVEEGDSQLMVEYFMHLQRENPYFFYAIDVNEDQRLRNLFWVDAKSRKDYRSFNDVIVFDTSYMKGNEKMPFAPFVGVNHHFQPMLLGCGLLADETVSTFLWLMKTWHKAMGGQAPKVIITDQDKALKVAVEEVLPNSRHCFALWHIMERLPDTLSHTIKQHESFTRKFSKCVFKSLTDEQFDMKWWKMVGRFELHENEWIHSLYEDRKKWVPAFLRDAFLAGMSTIQRSESLISFFDKYIHKKISLKEFIRQYGTILQNRYEEEAIADFDTWHKQPALKSPSPWEKQMSTIYTHAIFKKFQVEVLGVVGCHPKKESENGSDVTFRVDDCEKGEDFTVMWNEATSEVSCSCLMFEFKGFLCRHAMIVLQMCGLSSIPFRYILKRWTKDVKNRQTVVDGTERILTRVQRYNDLCRRAIELGEEGSLSEERYNIAFHALVEGLKNCVDVNNKTGTEYSSNPIVLRGAQEEKHGVLSTKESKKKISNKKRKVQSDSEVATLQVEGSLQPMENLSSDAMTINGYYGSQQNVQGLIQLNLMEPPHDAYYVNQQNMQGLGQLNSIAPSQDGFFGTQQNMHGLGNLDFRPPSFTYGLQDDSHVRSGQLPGGSAKHA
- the LOC113710194 gene encoding protein FAR-RED IMPAIRED RESPONSE 1 isoform X1: MVDSSENAIQVTAHMVDVADQASHRDVGIAHSTAKDITGFGGVTEFEPHDGIEFESHEAAYSFYQEYAKSMGFTTSIKNSRRSKKSKEFIDAKFACSRYGITPESDGGSSRRPSVKKTDCKASMHVKRKKDGKWYIHEFLKEHNHELLPALAYHFRIHRNVKLAEKNNIDILHAVSERTRKMYVQMSRQSGGSPEIGFLRSGSDSQLDRGRSLVVEEGDSQLMVEYFMHLQRENPYFFYAIDVNEDQRLRNLFWVDAKSRKDYRSFNDVIVFDTSYMKGNEKMPFAPFVGVNHHFQPMLLGCGLLADETVSTFLWLMKTWHKAMGGQAPKVIITDQDKALKVAVEEVLPNSRHCFALWHIMERLPDTLSHTIKQHESFTRKFSKCVFKSLTDEQFDMKWWKMVGRFELHENEWIHSLYEDRKKWVPAFLRDAFLAGMSTIQRSESLISFFDKYIHKKISLKEFIRQYGTILQNRYEEEAIADFDTWHKQPALKSPSPWEKQMSTIYTHAIFKKFQVEVLGVVGCHPKKESENGSDVTFRVDDCEKGEDFTVMWNEATSEVSCSCLMFEFKGFLCRHAMIVLQMCGLSSIPFRYILKRWTKDVKNRQTVVDGTERILTRVQRYNDLCRRAIELGEEGSLSEERYNIAFHALVEGLKNCVDVNNKTGTEYSSNPIVLRGAQEEKHGVLSTKESKKKISNKKRKVQSDSEVATLQVEGSLQPMENLSSDAMTINGYYGSQQNVQGLLQIQLNLMEPPHDAYYVNQQNMQGLGQLNSIAPSQDGFFGTQQNMHGLGNLDFRPPSFTYGLQDDSHVRSGQLPGGSAKHA
- the LOC113710194 gene encoding protein FAR-RED IMPAIRED RESPONSE 1 isoform X3 gives rise to the protein MVDSSENAIQVTAHMVDVADQASHRDVGIAHSTAKDITGFGGVTEFEPHDGIEFESHEAAYSFYQEYAKSMGFTTSIKNSRRSKKSKEFIDAKFACSRYGITPESDGGSSRRPSVKKTDCKASMHVKRKKDGKWYIHEFLKEHNHELLPALAYHFRIHRNVKLAEKNNIDILHAVSERTRKMYVQMSRQSGGSPEIGFLRSGSDSQLDRGRSLVVEEGDSQLMVEYFMHLQRENPYFFYAIDVNEDQRLRNLFWVDAKSRKDYRSFNDVIVFDTSYMKGNEKMPFAPFVGVNHHFQPMLLGCGLLADETVSTFLWLMKTWHKAMGGQAPKVIITDQDKALKVAVEEVLPNSRHCFALWHIMERLPDTLSHTIKQHESFTRKFSKCVFKSLTDEQFDMKWWKMVGRFELHENEWIHSLYEDRKKWVPAFLRDAFLAGMSTIQRSESLISFFDKYIHKKISLKEFIRQYGTILQNRYEEEAIADFDTWHKQPALKSPSPWEKQMSTIYTHAIFKKFQVEVLGVVGCHPKKESENGSDVTFRVDDCEKGEDFTVMWNEATSEVSCSCLMFEFKGFLCRHAMIVLQMCGLSSIPFRYILKRWTKDVKNRQTVVDGTERILTRVQRYNDLCRRAIELGEEGSLSEERYNIAFHALVEGLKNCVDVNNKTGTEYSSNPIVLRGAQEEKHGVLSTKESKKKISNKKRKVQSDSEVATLQVEGSLQPMENLSSDAMTINGYYGSQQNVQGLLQIQLNLMEPPHDAYYVNQQNMQGLGNLDFRPPSFTYGLQDDSHVRSGQLPGGSAKHA
- the LOC113710194 gene encoding protein FAR-RED IMPAIRED RESPONSE 1 isoform X5, which gives rise to MVDSSENAIQVTAHMVDVADQASHRDVGIAHSTAKDITGFGGVTEFEPHDGIEFESHEAAYSFYQEYAKSMGFTTSIKNSRRSKKSKEFIDAKFACSRYGITPESDGGSSRRPSVKKTDCKASMHVKRKKDGKWYIHEFLKEHNHELLPALAYHFRIHRNVKLAEKNNIDILHAVSERTRKMYVQMSRQSGGSPEIGFLRSGSDSQLDRGRSLVVEEGDSQLMVEYFMHLQRENPYFFYAIDVNEDQRLRNLFWVDAKSRKDYRSFNDVIVFDTSYMKGNEKMPFAPFVGVNHHFQPMLLGCGLLADETVSTFLWLMKTWHKAMGGQAPKVIITDQDKALKVAVEEVLPNSRHCFALWHIMERLPDTLSHTIKQHESFTRKFSKCVFKSLTDEQFDMKWWKMVGRFELHENEWIHSLYEDRKKWVPAFLRDAFLAGMSTIQRSESLISFFDKYIHKKISLKEFIRQYGTILQNRYEEEAIADFDTWHKQPALKSPSPWEKQMSTIYTHAIFKKFQVEVLGVVGCHPKKESENGSDVTFRVDDCEKGEDFTVMWNEATSEVSCSCLMFEFKGFLCRHAMIVLQMCGLSSIPFRYILKRWTKDVKNRQTVVDGTERILTRVQRYNDLCRRAIELGEEGSLSEERYNIAFHALVEGLKNCVDVNNKTGTEYSSNPIVLRGAQEEKHGVLSTKESKKKISNKKRKVQSDSEVATLQVEGSLQPMLGCNDHQWLLWKPAECAGTPADTVELDGATS
- the LOC113710194 gene encoding protein FAR-RED IMPAIRED RESPONSE 1 isoform X4 yields the protein MVDSSENAIQVTAHMVDVADQASHRDVGIAHSTAKDITGFGGVTEFEPHDGIEFESHEAAYSFYQEYAKSMGFTTSIKNSRRSKKSKEFIDAKFACSRYGITPESDGGSSRRPSVKKTDCKASMHVKRKKDGKWYIHEFLKEHNHELLPALAYHFRIHRNVKLAEKNNIDILHAVSERTRKMYVQMSRQSGGSPEIGFLRSGSDSQLDRGRSLVVEEGDSQLMVEYFMHLQRENPYFFYAIDVNEDQRLRNLFWVDAKSRKDYRSFNDVIVFDTSYMKGNEKMPFAPFVGVNHHFQPMLLGCGLLADETVSTFLWLMKTWHKAMGGQAPKVIITDQDKALKVAVEEVLPNSRHCFALWHIMERLPDTLSHTIKQHESFTRKFSKCVFKSLTDEQFDMKWWKMVGRFELHENEWIHSLYEDRKKWVPAFLRDAFLAGMSTIQRSESLISFFDKYIHKKISLKEFIRQYGTILQNRYEEEAIADFDTWHKQPALKSPSPWEKQMSTIYTHAIFKKFQVEVLGVVGCHPKKESENGSDVTFRVDDCEKGEDFTVMWNEATSEVSCSCLMFEFKGFLCRHAMIVLQMCGLSSIPFRYILKRWTKDVKNRQTVVDGTERILTRVQRYNDLCRRAIELGEEGSLSEERYNIAFHALVEGLKNCVDVNNKTGTEYSSNPIVLRGAQEEKHGVLSTKESKKKISNKKRKVQSDSEVATLQVEGSLQPMENLSSDAMTINGYYGSQQNVQGLIQLNLMEPPHDAYYVNQQNMQGLGNLDFRPPSFTYGLQDDSHVRSGQLPGGSAKHA
- the LOC113710194 gene encoding protein FAR-RED IMPAIRED RESPONSE 1 isoform X6 produces the protein MVDSSENAIQVTAHMVDVADQASHRDVGIAHSTAKDITGFGGVTEFEPHDGIEFESHEAAYSFYQEYAKSMGFTTSIKNSRRSKKSKEFIDAKFACSRYGITPESDGGSSRRPSVKKTDCKASMHVKRKKDGKWYIHEFLKEHNHELLPALAYHFRIHRNVKLAEKNNIDILHAVSERTRKMYVQMSRQSGGSPEIGFLRSGSDSQLDRGRSLVVEEGDSQLMVEYFMHLQRENPYFFYAIDVNEDQRLRNLFWVDAKSRKDYRSFNDVIVFDTSYMKGNEKMPFAPFVGVNHHFQPMLLGCGLLADETVSTFLWLMKTWHKAMGGQAPKVIITDQDKALKVAVEEVLPNSRHCFALWHIMERLPDTLSHTIKQHESFTRKFSKCVFKSLTDEQFDMKWWKMVGRFELHENEWIHSLYEDRKKWVPAFLRDAFLAGMSTIQRSESLISFFDKYIHKKISLKEFIRQYGTILQNRYEEEAIADFDTWHKQPALKSPSPWEKQMSTIYTHAIFKKFQVEVLGVVGCHPKKESENGSDVTFRVDDCEKGEDFTVMWNEATSEVSCSCLMFEFKGFLCRHAMIVLQMCGLSSIPFRYILKRWTKDVKNRQTVVDGTERILTRVQRYNDLCRRAIELGEEGSLSEERYNIAFHALVEGLKNCVDVNNKTGTEYSSNPIVLRGAQEEKHGVLSTKESKKKISNKKRKVQSDSEVATLQVEGSLQPMLGCNDHQWLLWKPAECAGTHTVELDGATS